TATGCCCAGATCGATATGGTGGCTAGGTATCTAAGGATGAAGGGGTATAGGGTTATAGCACCATGGTATGCTGATCGGAATGGGCTTCCAGTAGAGATCCTTGTTGAGAGGCAGACAGGGATCAATCCCCATGAGATGGCGAAAACGCCTGAGGGTAGGGAGAGGTTTCTAGCCCTCTGTAAGGAGAGGTTAGACGCGGTTGAGGCAGAGATCGTTAGGATTTGGAAGAGGCTTGGATGCTCCTTCGAATACTGGGTTAATGGAACTGATAGCCCGGAGTATAGGAGGATCACACAGGCTACATTTATAGAGATGTGGAGGAGAGGCCTTATATACGAGGCTGAGAGGCCTGTCTATTGGTGCCCTAGATGCATGACCACTCTTGCTGAGGCTGAGCTTGAGTATGTTGAGAAATCATCAGATCTATATTATATAAGGATAGAGCTGACAAACGGATCCAGCGTTACTATTGCAACAACAAGACCAGAGCTCCTGGGCGCAATGGTTGCTCTAGCCTATAACCCAGAGGATCCTAGGTATAGGGGGTTGGAGGGGGCTAGGGGAAAGGTTCCTATATATGGGTATGAGGTGCCTGTGATCGCTCATAAAGAGGTAGATCCCTCCTTCGGAACTGGGATAGAGATGGTATGTAGCTATGGAGACTCGAGGGATATGAGGATTATAAGGGAGCTAGGCCTAACCGATAGGGTCAGGATTATCATTGATAGAGATGGAAGGCTTAACGAGCTTGCAGGGGATCTGAAGGGGCTAACAATACAGGAAGCTAGGCAGAGGATTGTTGAGAAGCTGAGGAGCATGGGTATCCTAGAAAGGGTTGAGAGGATCGAGGGTAGGAGGATACCAACATGCTGGAGATGTGGAACCCCGGTTGAGATAATACATTCTAGAGAGCTCTTTCTAAAACAGCTAGACTATAGAGATGAGCTGATAGAGATCTCTAAGAAGATAGAGTTCAAACCTGAGTTCCACAGGCAGAAGCTAATAGACTGGATCAAGAGTATCAGGATAGACTGGCCCATATCGAAGACGAGGTACTATGCAACAGAGGTACCACTATGGAGATGCAGATCTTGCGGAGCATATCTAGTCCCAGAGCCGGGGAGATACTATAGGCCGTGGAAGGATCCCCCGCCATTCGATAGATGCCCAGAATGCGGGGCTGGGAGGGAATATCTCGAGGGTGATAAAAGGGTTTTCGACACATGGTTTGATTCAAGCATATCGCCCCTATACGCCTCAGGCTATATGAGGGATGAGAAACTATTCTCCCAAGCATATGGCAATATATTAAGGCCCCAGGGCTACGAGATTATAAGGACATGGCTCTACTATACAATCCTAAGGATCTACCTATTGCTCGGGATACCCGCATTCAGATGGGTTAGAATCAGCGGGATGGGCTTGGATGAGAAGGGCGAGGCTATGCATAAGAGTAAGGGAAATGTAATAGATCCAGAGCCATATATAGAGAAATATGGTGCAGATGCATTTAGATTCTGGGCAGCAGGATCTGCAAGGCTCGGCTATGACTATAGATTTAGCGAGAACATGATAAAAACAGGTGCTCTCTTCATAACGAAGGTATGGAATATAGCTAGATTCATAACCAGATTCCCAGAGCCGAGCGATGACTATTCATTAAGACCAATTGACAGGGCTCTCCTAGCTAGGCTTGCATCCGTTATTAGACAGGCTGATAAGGCATACTCAGAGTTCGATGTTTATGAGCCTATACACCTCATATACGACTTTACATGGAATATCCTCGCAGATCACTATATAGAGGCTGTCAAAGCTAGAGCATATAATGATGGGAAGAGATATAGCGTTGAGGAGCAGAGGGGTGCATGGTATACCCTCCACAGATCGCTGGATATGGTTCTAAGAGCACTAGCACCAATCATGCCGTTCTTCACAGACTATCTATGGAGAAGCATTAGAGGGAGATCTATACATCTCGAGAGATACCCAGAGCCTCCAAAGGAGTGGGAGGGCTGGAGCGATGAGCCCCTAGAGATGCTCATAAAGATAGACTCAGCTATATGGAAGTATAAGAAGGAGAGGGGTATGAGGCTCTCGGAGAGGCTCGAGGCAGTAGTATATGTTGATAACCCTATAGCAAAATCTATTGAACAGGAGATATTAGATCTCCACAGAGTAAGAGCTATTGAGGTCGGGAAGCCAGGGGATGGGGCGGAGGAGATAGCCCCAGGGATATGGGTTAAAATGATATAGGGAAGCGGTTAATTCCTCCCAAGCACCTTACACAGGGAGAGACCTTTGGTATATGTGATTGCGATAACAGGTGCTAGTGGTGTGATCTACGGGTTAAGGGTTGTTGAAGAGCTCTCAAAGAGATCTAGGGTTGATGTGATAATCACGAAGGAGGCTATAAAGGTTTCTGAATATGAGTGCCTCGCGGGTGAGGAGCTCATGGATAGGCTAAGATCTATGGGGTCAAACATATATCTAGAGGACGAGATAGACGCTCCACCCAGCTCTACAAGCTATCTAGTCAAGGCGAAGGGGGTTGCGATAACCCCATGCTCCCTCACAACACTGGCTAAGATAGCATCTGGGATAGCGGATAACCTTGTAACCAGGACAGCTATTAACGCCCTTAGAATTAGAAAACCCCTGGTACTTCTGATCAGAGAGACCCCTCTAGGTGTGACAGAGCTTAGGAACATGCTAGCCGTGGCCGAGGCAGGGGCTATAGTGCTCCCAGCATCTCCTGGCTTCTATACAAACCCATCTAGGATCGAGGATATGGTTGACTTTATAGTTGGTAAGGTTCTAGATATGCTTGGTGTTGAGCACGAGATCTATAGGAGATGGTCTAGGGATCAAAGCCTTATTCGAGCTCAAAACCTCTGCCGCCAAGCTTTCGGCTCAAAAGCCCTCTGAGCTTTTTAGCCCTCATCTCCTCCTCCTCTATCTCTCTGAACATATCATCACTAGCAGATCTCCTCCCCTGCTCCACAGCATATAGGCATGTGCCATCTGGTAGTAGGTAGAACTTCTCACAGGCTGAGAACTGGCATACACCCCCGATACAGAGATCATTTACCCAGTTGCAGAAACCAACAAACTTAACCCTACCACCATCATCCCTCCTAACAATCCCTAGGGCTTTTTTAGAGCATTTGAAATACGGGCATAACGGGTTACACTTCTTACCATCTGGCATTGGCTTGAGCTCTCCCTCTCTAAGGCTAACCTCTCTAGATACCTGTCTATCAACCCTACCGAACCTCTGATCCCTGTGATGGGGTTGTTGGGAGCCCCCTCTATAGTCTCTATAACCCCTCTCATCTCTTTGATAAGGCCTATCACCAGATCTACTATAGCCCTCCCCACCGCCTCGACCTCCCTGGCCCCTATGCTCCCCATATCTCCTATTATCTCTTTGGCTCAAGTATCCAGCCTCGTTCCTCAAAACTTTATCCACTTAAAGCCTATATATCTTATATCACCTGATTTACCCACGATAGCATATATCAGGGTCTTTCTAACGCTATGGCTAAGCCTGCCTGTCCTCACAATCATTATAGGATCTATGCTCTCCTCTATCTCCATAACATCTACTAGATAAGGTGCATGCTCATATCCAGGCCCCTTCTCATATACAGCGAAGGCTACTCCATATTTCATCCCAGATCTCACAACATACCCCCTATCCCTGAGATCTCTGTAGACTAGATATTGAGGCTCGAAGCCATCCATAATCTTAGATGCATATCTCCTGAAATCCTCACAACCTATTTCAGAGCCATTCATGATAAGCCTTAGAACACCCTTCTCACATAGATATAGCGTTTCTAGCATAGAGAGTTCGAGAGGCCCCTTATATCTAACCCCGGGCTTCGGCTTTTTCACACCAAAGGGTTTTCCATAGAAGCCAGCTGAGTAGATCTTCTCAACACCCTCTGGATCAAAAACCAGGGATCTTGCACCAACCACGATAGCCTCATAGCTCCTCTCAAACCCCCTGAGAAATGCTCTACCCTGCAGCTCCACTTTATAGCCCATATCTCTTAGATCCCCCAATCCTATAAAGCTCTATACCC
This window of the Sulfolobales archaeon genome carries:
- a CDS encoding valine--tRNA ligase produces the protein YAQIDMVARYLRMKGYRVIAPWYADRNGLPVEILVERQTGINPHEMAKTPEGRERFLALCKERLDAVEAEIVRIWKRLGCSFEYWVNGTDSPEYRRITQATFIEMWRRGLIYEAERPVYWCPRCMTTLAEAELEYVEKSSDLYYIRIELTNGSSVTIATTRPELLGAMVALAYNPEDPRYRGLEGARGKVPIYGYEVPVIAHKEVDPSFGTGIEMVCSYGDSRDMRIIRELGLTDRVRIIIDRDGRLNELAGDLKGLTIQEARQRIVEKLRSMGILERVERIEGRRIPTCWRCGTPVEIIHSRELFLKQLDYRDELIEISKKIEFKPEFHRQKLIDWIKSIRIDWPISKTRYYATEVPLWRCRSCGAYLVPEPGRYYRPWKDPPPFDRCPECGAGREYLEGDKRVFDTWFDSSISPLYASGYMRDEKLFSQAYGNILRPQGYEIIRTWLYYTILRIYLLLGIPAFRWVRISGMGLDEKGEAMHKSKGNVIDPEPYIEKYGADAFRFWAAGSARLGYDYRFSENMIKTGALFITKVWNIARFITRFPEPSDDYSLRPIDRALLARLASVIRQADKAYSEFDVYEPIHLIYDFTWNILADHYIEAVKARAYNDGKRYSVEEQRGAWYTLHRSLDMVLRALAPIMPFFTDYLWRSIRGRSIHLERYPEPPKEWEGWSDEPLEMLIKIDSAIWKYKKERGMRLSERLEAVVYVDNPIAKSIEQEILDLHRVRAIEVGKPGDGAEEIAPGIWVKMI
- the endA gene encoding tRNA-intron lyase codes for the protein MGYKVELQGRAFLRGFERSYEAIVVGARSLVFDPEGVEKIYSAGFYGKPFGVKKPKPGVRYKGPLELSMLETLYLCEKGVLRLIMNGSEIGCEDFRRYASKIMDGFEPQYLVYRDLRDRGYVVRSGMKYGVAFAVYEKGPGYEHAPYLVDVMEIEESIDPIMIVRTGRLSHSVRKTLIYAIVGKSGDIRYIGFKWIKF
- a CDS encoding UbiX family flavin prenyltransferase; translation: MIAITGASGVIYGLRVVEELSKRSRVDVIITKEAIKVSEYECLAGEELMDRLRSMGSNIYLEDEIDAPPSSTSYLVKAKGVAITPCSLTTLAKIASGIADNLVTRTAINALRIRKPLVLLIRETPLGVTELRNMLAVAEAGAIVLPASPGFYTNPSRIEDMVDFIVGKVLDMLGVEHEIYRRWSRDQSLIRAQNLCRQAFGSKAL